The following are encoded together in the Oncorhynchus gorbuscha isolate QuinsamMale2020 ecotype Even-year linkage group LG03, OgorEven_v1.0, whole genome shotgun sequence genome:
- the LOC124031816 gene encoding organic solute transporter subunit alpha-like isoform X1, with amino-acid sequence MMPPKHGTDKTLTKCPSSENRKTISLSIGGTVLPEKMRGDNCSWLGAEIPLSWELFRVVKDKLWLFIIPAGFAVIILALFLEEVGFFLRHVPSSRRRCLYLWILGMYPVFGLTSIIALYVPRSSSLCNFIASLYHSITLLKFMGLITDFFGGKARMLEILAGEQGSPDPFPCCCCCCLPMIAINRTSLGWMMAAVLQLSVVRTILFFVTLVLWTDEQYDYEHVDSVNPNVYVNAIISVSTFLSFYGHLLFYKATKRALPGYGLRAKFVCIIVVLVLCGLQNGILETMGALEVVPCSPPFSVLMRSQLIYHYSVIVEMFCICLFARHTFRKVEPSPEETFGLEERPHRGMLLEKAVQTEDVVPLRENPLAWLVRRWCLQSRL; translated from the exons ATGATGCCACCTAAACACGGAACTGACAAGACACTCACCAAGTGTCCGTCTTCGGAGAACAGAAAAACAATCAGTCTTTCTATAGGAG GAACTGTACTCCctgagaagatgagaggagacaaCTGCAGCTGGTTAGGAGCAGAGATCCCACTGTCATGGGAGTTGTTCAGGG tgGTCAAGGATAAGCTCTGGTTGTTTATCATTCCTGCCGGTTTTGCTGTGATCATTCTGGCCCTGTTCCTAGAAGAGGTGGGCTTCTTCCTGCGTCACGTGCCCTCCTCCAGACGCCGGTGCCTCTACCTGTGGATACTGGGCATGTACCCG GTCTTTGGATTAACCTCCATCATTGCACTGTATGTTCCTCGCTCCTCCTCACTTTGTAATTTCATAGCTTCTCT GTACCACTCAATCACTCTGCTAAAGTTTATGGGGCTCATCACAGACTTCTTTGGGGGAAAGGCCCGCATGCTGGAGATCTTAGCTGGAGAGCAGGGTTCTCCAGATCCATTCccatgttgctgctgctgttgcctcccTATGATAGCGATCAACAG GACCAGCCTGGGGTGGATGATGGCTGCTGTGCTTCAACTGTCTGTGGTCAGAACCATCCTGTTCTTTGTCACTCTGGTCCTCTGGACAGATGAGCAGTATGACTATGAACAT GTGGATTCTGTCAATCCCAATGTGTACGTGAATGCCATCATAAGTGTGTCTACCTTCCTGTCTTTCTATGGCCACTTGCTGTTTTACAAGGCCACCAAAAGGGCTCTGCCTGGCTATGGGCTGAGGGCCAAGTTTGTCTGTATCATTGTAGTGTTGGTGCTGTGTGGCCTTCAGAATGGAATCCTGGAGACCATGGGGGCCCTGGAGGTGGTGCCctgctcccctcccttctctgttCTCATGCGTTCCCAGT taaTTTACCACTACTCTGTGATTGTGGAGATGTTCTGCATATGCCTCTTTGCCCGCCACACGTTCCGTAAGGTGGAGCCCAGTCCGGAGGAGACCTTTGGGTTGGAGGAGAGGCCCCACAGAGGTATGCTACTGGAGAAGGCAGTTCAGACTGAGGACGTGGTGCCACTCAGGGAGAACCCCCTGGCCTGGCTGGTGCGGCGCTGGTGTCTCCAATCCCGACTATAA
- the LOC124031816 gene encoding organic solute transporter subunit alpha-like isoform X2 translates to MRGDNCSWLGAEIPLSWELFRVVKDKLWLFIIPAGFAVIILALFLEEVGFFLRHVPSSRRRCLYLWILGMYPVFGLTSIIALYVPRSSSLCNFIASLYHSITLLKFMGLITDFFGGKARMLEILAGEQGSPDPFPCCCCCCLPMIAINRTSLGWMMAAVLQLSVVRTILFFVTLVLWTDEQYDYEHVDSVNPNVYVNAIISVSTFLSFYGHLLFYKATKRALPGYGLRAKFVCIIVVLVLCGLQNGILETMGALEVVPCSPPFSVLMRSQLIYHYSVIVEMFCICLFARHTFRKVEPSPEETFGLEERPHRGMLLEKAVQTEDVVPLRENPLAWLVRRWCLQSRL, encoded by the exons atgagaggagacaaCTGCAGCTGGTTAGGAGCAGAGATCCCACTGTCATGGGAGTTGTTCAGGG tgGTCAAGGATAAGCTCTGGTTGTTTATCATTCCTGCCGGTTTTGCTGTGATCATTCTGGCCCTGTTCCTAGAAGAGGTGGGCTTCTTCCTGCGTCACGTGCCCTCCTCCAGACGCCGGTGCCTCTACCTGTGGATACTGGGCATGTACCCG GTCTTTGGATTAACCTCCATCATTGCACTGTATGTTCCTCGCTCCTCCTCACTTTGTAATTTCATAGCTTCTCT GTACCACTCAATCACTCTGCTAAAGTTTATGGGGCTCATCACAGACTTCTTTGGGGGAAAGGCCCGCATGCTGGAGATCTTAGCTGGAGAGCAGGGTTCTCCAGATCCATTCccatgttgctgctgctgttgcctcccTATGATAGCGATCAACAG GACCAGCCTGGGGTGGATGATGGCTGCTGTGCTTCAACTGTCTGTGGTCAGAACCATCCTGTTCTTTGTCACTCTGGTCCTCTGGACAGATGAGCAGTATGACTATGAACAT GTGGATTCTGTCAATCCCAATGTGTACGTGAATGCCATCATAAGTGTGTCTACCTTCCTGTCTTTCTATGGCCACTTGCTGTTTTACAAGGCCACCAAAAGGGCTCTGCCTGGCTATGGGCTGAGGGCCAAGTTTGTCTGTATCATTGTAGTGTTGGTGCTGTGTGGCCTTCAGAATGGAATCCTGGAGACCATGGGGGCCCTGGAGGTGGTGCCctgctcccctcccttctctgttCTCATGCGTTCCCAGT taaTTTACCACTACTCTGTGATTGTGGAGATGTTCTGCATATGCCTCTTTGCCCGCCACACGTTCCGTAAGGTGGAGCCCAGTCCGGAGGAGACCTTTGGGTTGGAGGAGAGGCCCCACAGAGGTATGCTACTGGAGAAGGCAGTTCAGACTGAGGACGTGGTGCCACTCAGGGAGAACCCCCTGGCCTGGCTGGTGCGGCGCTGGTGTCTCCAATCCCGACTATAA
- the LOC124031815 gene encoding histone-lysine N-methyltransferase SUV39H1-like, with protein MAEELEGCSVSCKLSLDDLQAVCRRERLHCKQLRVNKHNIDDYEVEYLCDYKKSKEQESYLVKWKGYPESSNTWEPRKNLKCRKLMMQFHEDMEHELRQKKRRTTCPKRLDKDVAWTLVQKAKLRKRLQCWEADLNKTRNHPGRIFVLNEVDLDGPPRDFTYITNYKVGEGIVLNEMAVGCECKDCFSDPVGGCCPGASLHRLAYTDKGQVRVRAGEPIYECNARCSCGPDCSNRLVQKGIQFDLCIFKTGNGRGWGVRALQHIKKNTFVMEYVGEIITSDEAEKRGHLYDRQGATYLFDLDYVEDVYTVDAANHGNISHFVNHSCNPNLQVYNVFIDNLDERLPRIALFSTRSIRAGEELTFDYKMQIDPVDAESTRMDSNFSLAGLPSSPKKRIRVECRCGSDTCRKYLF; from the exons ATGGCGGAAGAGTTGGAAG GTTGTAGCGTATCCTGCAAGCTGTCTTTGGACGATCTGCAGGCTGTCTGCCGCAGGGAAAGACTTCATTGTAAACAGCTACGGGTGAACAAGCATAACATCGATGACTATGAGGTTGAGTACCTCTGTGACTACAAGAAGTCTAAG GAGCAGgagtcctacctggttaaatggaAGGGCTACCCCGAGTCGAGCAACACCTGGGAGCCCCGCAAAAACCTGAAGTGCAGGAAGCTAATGATGCAGTTCCACGAGGACATGGAGCACGAGCTGAGGCAGAAGAAGAGACGCACCACCTGCCCCAAGCGGCTGGACAAGGACGTGGCTTGGACCCTGGTGCAGAAAGCCAAGCTCCGAAAGAGGCTCCAGTGCTGGGAAGCCGACCTGAACAAGACTCGTAACCACCCGGGGCGCATCTTTGTCCTGAACGAGGTGGACCTGGACGGTCCGCCCAGGGACTTTACCTACATCACTAACTATAAGGTGGGCGAGGGTATCGTGCTCAACGAGATGGCCGTCGGCTGTGAGTGTAAGGACTGCTTTAGTGATCCGGTCGGCGGCTGCTGCCCCGGGGCCTCCCTCCACCGCCTGGCCTACACTGACAAGGGCCAGGTGCGAGTGCGGGCTGGGGAGCCCATCTACGAGTGTAACGCCCGCTGTAGCTGCGGACCTGACTGCTCCAACCGCTTGGTCCAGAAGGGCATTCAGTTCGACCTGTGCATCTTCAAGACTGGGAATGGCCGAGGCTGGGGCGTGCGTGCACTACAGCACATCAAAAAGAACACCTTTGTCATGGAGTATGTTGGAGAG ATCATCACATCGGATGAGGCGGAGAAGAGAGGACACCTGTATGACCGGCAAGGCGCCACCTACCTGTTTGACCTGGACTACGTGGAGGACGTTTATACGGTGGATGCCGCTAACCATGGCAACATCTCCCACTTTGTCAACCACAGT TGCAACCCCAACCTGCAAGTATACAATGTGTTTATAGATAATCTGGATGAGAGGCTCCCGAGGATAGCATTATTTTCAACACGCTCCATCAGGGCAGGAGAAGAGCTCACTTTTGACTACAAGATGCAAA TTGATCCAGTTGATGCCGAGAGCACAAGGATGGACTCAAATTTCAGTTTAGCGGGACTCCCAAGCTCTCCCAAAAAGCGGATTCGTGTGGAGTGCAGGTGTGGATCTGACACATGTCGAAAGTATCTCTTCTGA
- the LOC124031817 gene encoding probable G-protein coupled receptor 173 codes for MANGNESSEGLGGPMAAVVATTGGMAVGGPSSVVSTYVKLVLLGLIICISLVGNLVVSLLVLRDRALHKAPYYFLLDLCLADTIRSAVCFPFVLVSIKNGSAWTYSVLSCKVVAFMAVLFCFHAAFMLFCISVTRYMAIAHHRFYSKRMTFWTCVAVVCMVWTLSVAMAFPPVFDVGTYKFIREEDQCIFEHRYFKANDTLGFMLMLAVLILATHVVYMKLLLFEYKHRKMKPVQMVPAISQNWTFHGPGATGQAAANWIAGFGRGPMPPTLLGIRQNLHNQNRRLLGMEEFKAEKQLGRMFYVITLLFLVLWSPYIVACYWRVFVKACTIPHRYLSTTVWMSFAQAGVNPIVCFFLNKDLKKGLLAHLPACCRTKPHLPREPYFVM; via the coding sequence ATGGCCAATGGCAACGAGAGTAGCGAGGGGCTTGGCGGTCCCATGGCTGCAGTGGTGGCCACGACGGGAGGAATGGCAGTCGGGGGCCCATCGTCGGTCGTGTCCACATACGTCAAACTGGTCCTACTGGGTCTGATCATCTGCATCAGCCTGGTGGGCAACCTGGTGGTGTCTCTGCTGGTCCTCAGGGACCGGGCCCTGCACAAGGCCCCCTACTACTTCCTGTTGGACCTGTGCCTGGCCGACACCATCCGCTCGGCCGTCTGCTTCCCCTTCGTGCTGGTGTCCATCAAGAACGGCTCGGCCTGGACCTACAGCGTGCTCAGCTGCAAGGTGGTGGCCTTCATGGCCGTGCTCTTCTGCTTCCATGCCGCCTTCATGCTCTTTTGCATCAGCGTGACACGTTACATGGCCATCGCCCACCACCGCTTCTACTCCAAGCGCATGACCTTCTGGACGTGCGTGGCAGTGGTGTGCATGGTGTGGACGCTGTCAGTGGCCATGGCCTTCCCACCCGTCTTCGATGTGGGCACCTACAAGTTCATCCGCGAGGAGGACCAGTGCATCTTCGAGCACCGCTACTTTAAGGCAAACGACACACTGGGCTTTATGCTGATGCTGGCCGTGCTGATCTTGGCCACACACGTGGTCTACATGAAGCTGCTGCTCTTCGAGTACAAGCACCGCAAGATGAAGCCTGTCCAGATGGTGCCAGCCATCAGCCAAAACTGGACCTTCCATGGGCCCGGCGCTACCGGCCAGGCAGCAGCCAACTGGATCGCAGGCTTTGGCCGGGGCCCCATGCCACCCACCCTGCTGGGCATCCGGCAGAACTTGCACAACCAGAACCGGCGCCTGCTGGGCATGGAGGAGTTCAAGGCAGAGAAGCAGCTTGGCAGGATGTTCTATGTGATCACCCTGTTGTTCCTGGTGCTGTGGTCGCCCTACATAGTGGCCTGCTACTGGCGGGTGTTTGTCAAGGCCTGCACCATACCGCACCGATACCTCTCCACCACCGTATGGATGAGCTTTGCCCAGGCAGGGGTCAATCCCATCGTCTGCTTCTTCCTCAACAAGGACCTGAAGAAGGGGCTCCTGGCCCACCTGCCAGCCTGCTGTAGGACTAAACCTCATCTGCCCCGAGAGCCTTACTTTGTCATGTGA